The Candidatus Schekmanbacteria bacterium RIFCSPLOWO2_02_FULL_38_14 genomic interval CGGGACAAGAATGTCCCGCCTATCGGGAGAAAAGACATATCATTATAGAATAAGGATAAGGAGTTTTAAAGATGGCTCATAAAAAATCAGGCGGAAGTTCAACAAACGGAAGGGACAGTGCAGGCAGGAGGCTTGGAGTAAAGCGTTTTGCCGGGCAGGAAGTAAAAGCAGGTTCTATCCTTGTAAGGCAGAGAGGAACAAAATTCTTTCCGGGCATAAATGTTGGAAGAGGAAAAGATGATACTCTTTTTGCCAAGGTTAATGGTAAAGTCAGATTTGAATGGATTGCCAAGGACAGAAGACAGATAAGCGTTTACAGTCAGGCTGTTTGAGTGAAGTGTTTATTGATGAAACCAAAATTTTCGTTAAAGCAGGCGATGGCGGGAACGGGTGTGTAAGTTTTCGAAGGGAGAAGTATGTTCCAAGAGGAGGCCCTGATGGTGGTGACGGAGGTAATGGAGGAAACATAATATTTAAAGCCACTAAAAATAAATCCACTCTAATTAACTTTCATTTCAATCCTCACATAAAAGCTGAAAAAGGCTCTCACGGCAAAGGTTCTGATTTACACGGTAAAAACGGAAAAGATAAAATAATGCAGGTTCCTTTGGGGACACTTGTTTATTATCCGGACAGTTCCGCTCTTGTGGTTGACCTGAAGGAAGACGGGCAGGAGTTTTGTGTTGCAAGAGGCGGAAAGGGCGGAAGGGGAAATGCAAGGTTTAAAAGCTCAGCAAACCGGGTTCCAAGAAATGCTGAAAAGGGAATGGCTGGCGAAGAAAGATGGCTGAGGCTTGAACTCAAACTTTTGGCTGATGTAGGTCTGGTAGGGTTTCCTAATGCCGGCAAATCGACTCTCATATCCAAGATTTCAAAAGCAAAGCCAAAGATTGCAGATTATCCTTTTACAACACTCCATCCAAATCTTGGTGTGGTTGTTCTGAACGATGAAAAGAGTTTTGTTGTGGCTGATATACCGGGTCTTATTGAAGGGGCACACGATGGTGTTGGTTTGGGGGTCAAGTTTTTAAAACATATTGAAAGAACAAAAATTTTAGTTTATTTGCTGGATATTAATGGATATGAAGGAAAAGACACTATAGAGAATTTAAAATCTTTAAGAAATGAATTGAAAAGTTATAATCTTGAGCTTTTAAAAAAACCGCAGATTGTGGTAATAAATAAAATTGACCTTTTCCATTCATCTTCTGTTATAGAACCTCGTGAAGAAGAACAGGGAGTGAAAGGAAGAGAAAAAATTGTTAAAGATTTAAAGGCAGAGATTAAGAAAACCTGCAGGGCTAAGGTTTTTGCAATTTCTGCAGTTACCGGAGAGGGGACAAAAGAGATGCTTAAAGGCTTGGGAGAGATGCTTGAAGATAAAAGATTTTAACAGGACTGAGTTTTTAAATGGAATAAAGCGTGTTGTAGTAAAGATAGGGAGCGCTGTATTAACAAAAGAAAAAGACGGGCTGAACGTTTATCACATTGAGACCATTGCAAATGAGATTTCAAAACTCAAGAAGAATAAATATGAGTTTGTTATAGTCACATCAGGGGCAATGGCTGCAGGAAGAATGGAACTTAATATTTCAGGCAGAGTGGAAGGTATTCCAAACAAGCAGGCAGCTGCTGCTATAGGGCAATGCAGGCTGATGTGGG includes:
- a CDS encoding 50S ribosomal protein L27, with the translated sequence MAHKKSGGSSTNGRDSAGRRLGVKRFAGQEVKAGSILVRQRGTKFFPGINVGRGKDDTLFAKVNGKVRFEWIAKDRRQISVYSQAV
- a CDS encoding GTPase ObgE yields the protein MSEVFIDETKIFVKAGDGGNGCVSFRREKYVPRGGPDGGDGGNGGNIIFKATKNKSTLINFHFNPHIKAEKGSHGKGSDLHGKNGKDKIMQVPLGTLVYYPDSSALVVDLKEDGQEFCVARGGKGGRGNARFKSSANRVPRNAEKGMAGEERWLRLELKLLADVGLVGFPNAGKSTLISKISKAKPKIADYPFTTLHPNLGVVVLNDEKSFVVADIPGLIEGAHDGVGLGVKFLKHIERTKILVYLLDINGYEGKDTIENLKSLRNELKSYNLELLKKPQIVVINKIDLFHSSSVIEPREEEQGVKGREKIVKDLKAEIKKTCRAKVFAISAVTGEGTKEMLKGLGEMLEDKRF